The Oscillospiraceae bacterium genome has a window encoding:
- a CDS encoding DUF4855 domain-containing protein, with the protein MNRGSYENNMLDKFASPDELGGISNIILTYTCAYPNVRFGRHSVKDLLPFAGYYNKDNELQDTFFDSYLFLPCTSRAPSGESMQSGNLIFSDWKYYIDDQYYPDTNIPALEEAVGQVKNKLSIKDYKVNVFLSILRPMTAQHNFGDIDGSGISLDFSKPEHRKKAVKWLIDEQLKRFNDRGFKNMKLWGFYWYEEDIDGDNAEEMELLRFTTDYIRSLGYKSIWIPYYQAPGFDRWAQFGFDSACLQPNYMFNDDAKENRVYECAKLAKMLGMCVEMEIDYRSITQSEWRARYIAYLRGGVKTGYMKDGIKMYYQDGAPGVFYDAYESGDPLVRAIYDNTYLFSKSRLTEEIIDKTMC; encoded by the coding sequence ATGAACCGAGGAAGTTACGAAAATAATATGCTTGATAAATTCGCATCCCCCGATGAGCTGGGCGGTATAAGCAATATCATTCTGACATACACCTGCGCATATCCCAATGTTCGTTTCGGAAGGCACTCTGTCAAGGATTTACTGCCGTTCGCCGGTTATTATAATAAAGATAACGAGCTTCAGGATACGTTTTTTGACAGCTATCTGTTCTTGCCATGTACAAGCCGTGCGCCGTCAGGCGAATCAATGCAGTCGGGAAATCTGATATTCTCGGACTGGAAGTATTATATCGATGACCAGTATTATCCGGACACAAATATTCCCGCGCTTGAAGAAGCGGTCGGGCAGGTAAAAAACAAGCTGAGTATCAAAGACTACAAGGTCAATGTCTTTCTTTCAATTCTCCGTCCGATGACTGCTCAACATAATTTCGGCGATATTGACGGCAGCGGTATCAGCCTTGATTTTTCAAAGCCCGAGCATCGTAAAAAAGCTGTCAAATGGCTTATCGACGAACAGCTTAAAAGATTCAATGACAGGGGTTTTAAAAACATGAAGCTGTGGGGCTTTTATTGGTATGAAGAAGACATTGACGGCGACAATGCCGAAGAAATGGAATTATTAAGGTTCACGACCGACTACATACGTTCGCTCGGGTACAAGAGTATATGGATTCCTTATTATCAGGCGCCGGGATTCGACAGGTGGGCGCAATTCGGATTTGACTCCGCCTGCCTTCAGCCTAATTATATGTTCAATGATGACGCAAAAGAGAACCGTGTTTATGAATGCGCTAAGCTTGCAAAAATGCTGGGGATGTGCGTAGAAATGGAGATCGATTACCGCTCAATCACTCAGTCTGAATGGCGCGCGCGGTACATCGCGTACCTTCGCGGCGGAGTAAAGACCGGATACATGAAGGACGGCATAAAGATGTACTATCAGGACGGTGCCCCCGGTGTATTCTATGACGCGTATGAATCCGGTGATCCCCTTGTCAGAGCGATATATGACAACACATATCTTTTTTCAAAAAGCAGACTTACGGAAGAAATAATAGATAAGACGATGTGTTAA
- a CDS encoding homoserine dehydrogenase — MINVAILGFGVVGGGVYDVIEMNSNRLASRVGEEVRVKKILDLREFPGTPFENLITHDINDIINDDEITVVAECMGGSHPAFDYSLSIIKSGKHVVTSNKEVVSKFGSELIAAAAEHGVRYLFEASVGGGIPLIHPLCECMSVNLILKIAGILNGTTNYILTRMFGDGASFDSALSEAQQKGYAERNPSADIDGLDTARKICILSDLAYGITVLPEQITTEGIRTISSKDVADAEAYGATIKLIGYSEKAGEGIYCIVCPFFVQTDNVLSGVNDVFNAVKITGNAVGDVVFYGKGAGKLPTASAMVSDIAEAIIGSSCSVSWIEPDKTESDGYIKPISSRVAPMYLRFSSDKAGQEQILKAFASCEVVSRDEISSKERTISIVCAPASEDEIMKKVAELDRLYSVKLESKIRILA; from the coding sequence ATGATAAATGTTGCAATACTCGGATTCGGCGTGGTGGGCGGCGGAGTATATGACGTAATCGAAATGAACAGCAATCGTCTTGCGTCTCGCGTCGGAGAAGAGGTAAGAGTTAAAAAAATACTCGATCTGCGTGAGTTCCCGGGCACTCCTTTTGAAAACCTGATTACTCACGATATAAACGATATAATAAACGACGATGAAATAACGGTTGTTGCCGAATGCATGGGAGGCTCTCATCCGGCGTTTGATTATTCTCTTTCTATAATAAAAAGTGGGAAACATGTGGTGACCTCAAATAAAGAAGTCGTTTCTAAATTTGGCAGCGAGCTGATAGCGGCCGCGGCTGAACACGGAGTCAGATATTTGTTTGAAGCAAGCGTCGGCGGAGGTATACCTCTTATTCATCCGCTGTGCGAATGTATGAGCGTTAATTTAATATTGAAAATCGCAGGAATATTAAACGGAACGACAAATTATATTCTTACGCGCATGTTCGGAGACGGAGCTTCATTTGATTCCGCGCTTTCTGAGGCTCAGCAAAAGGGTTACGCCGAACGAAATCCGTCCGCCGATATCGACGGGCTGGATACCGCACGTAAAATATGCATACTTTCCGATCTTGCTTACGGTATTACAGTTTTGCCGGAACAGATTACAACCGAAGGAATCCGCACAATTTCTTCAAAGGATGTTGCCGATGCCGAGGCATATGGAGCGACGATAAAGCTTATCGGTTATTCTGAAAAAGCGGGCGAGGGTATTTATTGTATAGTATGCCCGTTTTTTGTTCAGACAGACAATGTTCTTTCCGGAGTAAATGATGTTTTTAACGCTGTTAAAATAACCGGAAACGCGGTCGGCGACGTTGTGTTTTACGGCAAGGGAGCAGGAAAGCTTCCTACTGCCTCTGCGATGGTTTCAGACATAGCTGAAGCTATTATCGGCTCATCCTGTTCCGTTTCCTGGATTGAGCCGGACAAAACCGAAAGCGATGGGTATATAAAGCCCATCTCCTCCCGCGTTGCGCCCATGTATCTTCGTTTTTCATCGGATAAAGCCGGACAGGAGCAAATCCTTAAAGCTTTTGCTTCCTGTGAAGTGGTCTCACGCGATGAGATTTCATCAAAAGAAAGAACGATTTCGATTGTATGCGCTCCGGCCTCAGAGGATGAAATAATGAAAAAGGTTGCCGAGCTTGACCGTTTATATTCTGTCAAGCTTGAATCCAAAATCAGGATTCTTGCATAA
- a CDS encoding aldose 1-epimerase family protein produces MNSLQGALPYIGNPDQIISFSVSRFEEGRARGTRIASISTPAGLDATVVCDRCMDLYNVRYKGINLNYITPVGIAAPQYYDASGAGWLRNFFGGFLTSCGLRNIGSPDSYGGESFGLHGRLSNIPAEQLSYSRDGGGVRLSGVMTEACAFGEAFTLRREYFFPAESGSEAEFFFEDCVTNVSHTARPFMQLYHFNIGYPFLCESSVPVIKSKKIVPRDEYAALHAENYSDITSPVDEYREMCYYHTLEKDENGVRSFGMKNSALGLSLEISFDDFSKKPAASALDVFVQWKMFQKGAYVMGLEPANATLDGYEENIRNGTLKTLAPGESAKRRFSVKIKEEK; encoded by the coding sequence ATGAATTCATTGCAGGGTGCTTTGCCGTATATCGGCAATCCGGATCAGATCATTTCATTTTCCGTTTCACGGTTTGAGGAAGGGCGGGCCCGCGGAACAAGAATCGCAAGCATATCCACTCCCGCCGGACTTGATGCCACGGTCGTATGTGACAGATGCATGGATTTGTACAATGTCAGATATAAAGGGATAAACTTAAATTATATTACGCCTGTAGGCATAGCCGCGCCGCAGTATTACGACGCGTCCGGCGCGGGATGGCTCAGGAATTTTTTTGGAGGCTTTCTCACCAGCTGCGGATTGAGAAACATAGGTTCGCCCGATTCTTACGGCGGAGAAAGCTTCGGTCTTCACGGAAGATTATCGAATATTCCTGCCGAACAGCTCTCATACTCCCGTGATGGCGGCGGAGTAAGGCTTTCAGGAGTTATGACTGAGGCGTGCGCCTTTGGCGAAGCGTTTACTCTGCGCCGGGAATATTTTTTTCCGGCGGAATCGGGAAGCGAAGCGGAATTTTTCTTCGAGGACTGTGTAACTAACGTTTCTCACACCGCCCGTCCGTTTATGCAGCTTTATCACTTCAACATCGGTTATCCGTTTCTCTGCGAGAGCTCTGTGCCTGTAATAAAATCAAAAAAGATCGTTCCCAGGGACGAATATGCCGCGCTTCACGCCGAAAATTATTCGGATATAACGTCACCGGTTGACGAATACCGTGAAATGTGCTATTATCATACGTTGGAAAAAGACGAAAACGGCGTCCGTTCTTTCGGAATGAAAAATTCCGCGCTGGGGCTTTCGCTTGAAATAAGCTTCGACGACTTTTCGAAAAAGCCTGCCGCCTCCGCGCTTGACGTGTTTGTTCAATGGAAAATGTTTCAAAAGGGCGCCTATGTCATGGGACTTGAACCAGCAAACGCAACGCTGGACGGATATGAGGAAAACATCCGCAACGGCACTCTTAAAACACTGGCGCCGGGAGAAAGCGCAAAACGTAGGTTTTCGGTAAAAATAAAAGAAGAAAAATGA
- a CDS encoding peptidylprolyl isomerase: MGKGNRNKQLKIKEISIKQKKREEQALKRKKSRKIVIVSVCGILCAAILCTAGVLIANAVLDSGDLLRSKVCLSSENYKVDEAMITFYIYKTYNSYVDSLGADTLKNKYGLDTSVSLKDQYEEDKTTWYDYFRNMSVDSAKEMLVLSEAAREAGVSLSEKELSICDNKAGELDVKKYGRGVNIDDIKRSLKLSSLVSKYLNDINEGIKVSDDDIQSYYTKNKYDYLSFDYRCYSINFSSTGEEGKLTADEAKAKADKLAAVSSVDEFLSSAETLIRENNPGFTDDQVEADLNETLSVKANYDSTDNFKVWAFSDGRNVGETYVSKGTSSYSVYLLVSLPALDESITKNVRHILITAASAGSDSAATALATDILKQFNSGDKTTDSFALLAFEYSEDGGSAAKGGKYTNVYSHQMVDEFDEWCFDPARKSGDTGIIKSNFGYHVMYFEGDGLPKWKADVFDAVSAEKYKEIYEGFEAKYPVK, from the coding sequence ATGGGAAAAGGCAACAGAAACAAACAATTAAAAATTAAGGAAATATCCATTAAACAAAAAAAGCGGGAGGAACAGGCCTTAAAACGCAAAAAAAGCCGTAAAATAGTCATTGTTTCGGTATGCGGCATTCTTTGCGCCGCAATTTTATGCACAGCCGGCGTTTTGATTGCAAACGCTGTTCTCGACAGCGGAGATTTGCTTCGCAGTAAAGTCTGCCTTTCAAGCGAAAATTATAAGGTTGACGAAGCAATGATAACCTTTTACATTTATAAAACCTATAATTCATATGTGGATTCATTAGGCGCGGATACTCTGAAGAATAAGTACGGGCTTGATACCTCCGTATCGCTAAAGGACCAATACGAAGAAGATAAAACAACATGGTACGACTATTTCCGCAATATGTCAGTCGACAGCGCAAAGGAAATGCTCGTGCTTTCAGAAGCCGCGCGCGAAGCCGGTGTCTCTCTTTCTGAAAAAGAGCTGTCCATATGTGACAATAAAGCGGGAGAATTAGATGTAAAAAAATATGGACGCGGCGTCAATATCGACGATATAAAACGCAGCCTTAAATTGTCTTCTCTTGTTTCAAAGTATCTGAATGACATAAATGAAGGAATCAAAGTAAGCGACGACGACATTCAAAGTTATTATACCAAGAATAAATACGATTACCTTTCGTTTGATTACCGCTGTTATTCGATCAATTTCTCATCTACAGGCGAGGAAGGAAAGCTCACCGCCGATGAAGCCAAAGCCAAAGCAGATAAGCTCGCCGCCGTATCCTCCGTCGACGAATTCCTTTCCTCCGCGGAAACGCTGATACGCGAAAACAACCCGGGTTTCACTGACGACCAGGTAGAGGCAGATCTCAACGAAACGCTTTCGGTCAAGGCGAATTACGATTCCACGGACAATTTCAAGGTATGGGCATTTTCCGACGGACGCAATGTCGGCGAAACCTATGTATCTAAAGGTACCTCTTCGTACAGCGTTTATTTACTCGTAAGCCTGCCGGCATTAGACGAAAGTATAACAAAGAATGTCCGTCATATTCTCATTACCGCCGCGTCCGCGGGCAGCGATTCCGCCGCGACCGCGCTGGCAACCGATATATTGAAACAGTTTAACTCCGGCGACAAAACAACAGATTCGTTTGCGCTTCTCGCGTTCGAATACTCTGAGGACGGAGGCAGTGCCGCAAAAGGCGGCAAATATACCAATGTCTATTCTCATCAAATGGTCGATGAATTCGACGAATGGTGCTTTGATCCCGCACGCAAATCCGGGGACACAGGCATTATAAAATCAAATTTTGGTTATCATGTGATGTATTTTGAGGGCGACGGTCTTCCTAAGTGGAAGGCGGACGTTTTCGACGCGGTATCTGCAGAGAAATACAAGGAAATTTACGAGGGCTTTGAAGCCAAATATCCGGTGAAATAA
- a CDS encoding ribose-phosphate pyrophosphokinase: MDSNLLGITSDTIFAHQERVAPLSLISLNGSEEICKKINWYLIEWSKMAGYDRDTFLIDAECPRFQTGDGKGMIKSSVRGDDLFLYVDVGNYNCTYKLFDRENAMSPDDHFQDLKRIIEAASGKPYRMNVIMPILYGGRQHKRSYRESLDCAVMLQELQHLGVSNIITFDAHDARVQNAVPIMGFDNIMPYYQVLKALFRNFPDINPDKDHLMIISPDEGAINRNMYYSSVLGVDLGMFYKRRDYSAIVGGRNPIVAHEYLGASVEGKDIFIADDIISSGDSVLDIIIELKKRRANRIFAYATYALFTSGLSSFDKAYAAGLFDGILGTNLTYRRPELLQRPWFYEVDVSKYIAYIIAALNHNISVSTLIDPHQKINQLMKDRFNNETSH, translated from the coding sequence ATGGACAGTAACCTGCTCGGCATTACGAGCGACACCATATTCGCTCATCAGGAAAGAGTCGCGCCTCTCAGTCTTATTTCGCTCAATGGATCTGAGGAAATCTGCAAAAAGATCAACTGGTATCTCATTGAATGGTCAAAGATGGCCGGATATGATCGCGACACGTTTCTTATCGACGCGGAATGCCCGAGATTTCAGACCGGAGACGGCAAGGGCATGATAAAATCCAGCGTTAGAGGAGACGATTTGTTTTTATATGTGGATGTAGGGAACTATAACTGCACATACAAGCTTTTCGACCGCGAAAACGCAATGAGTCCCGACGACCATTTTCAAGATTTGAAAAGAATCATTGAGGCCGCAAGCGGAAAGCCTTACAGAATGAATGTCATAATGCCTATCCTTTACGGCGGCAGACAGCATAAACGCAGCTATCGCGAATCGCTTGACTGCGCAGTTATGCTTCAGGAGCTTCAGCATCTCGGGGTATCAAACATCATAACCTTCGACGCTCATGACGCCAGAGTTCAGAATGCCGTACCCATAATGGGCTTTGACAATATAATGCCGTATTACCAGGTTCTGAAAGCTTTGTTCCGCAACTTTCCGGATATAAATCCGGATAAGGATCACCTTATGATAATAAGTCCGGACGAGGGCGCGATCAACCGCAATATGTACTATTCATCCGTGCTCGGCGTTGACCTCGGGATGTTCTATAAACGCAGAGACTATTCCGCCATTGTCGGCGGCAGAAACCCGATTGTGGCGCATGAATATCTAGGCGCGTCGGTTGAAGGTAAGGATATCTTTATAGCCGACGATATTATTTCATCCGGCGACAGCGTGCTTGATATTATAATTGAGCTGAAGAAGCGTAGAGCCAACCGCATTTTCGCCTATGCAACATATGCTTTGTTCACGAGCGGTCTTTCAAGCTTTGACAAGGCTTATGCGGCCGGACTTTTCGACGGAATATTAGGCACGAACCTGACGTACAGAAGACCAGAGCTTTTACAGCGTCCATGGTTTTATGAAGTCGATGTGTCGAAATATATCGCGTATATAATCGCTGCTCTAAACCATAACATCTCTGTCAGCACGCTGATAGATCCGCATCAAAAAATAAACCAATTAATGAAGGACAGGTTTAATAACGAAACCTCTCATTGA
- a CDS encoding Tex family protein has product MNITQKIASELGLRTEQAESTIKLLDEGNTVPFISRYRKEVTGSLDDQVVRQLSERLEYLRGLEKRKEEVRASIESQGKLTEDISAALEAAEILTEVEDIYRPFKPHRKTRASVAREKGLEPLAQLIFAQEIKKNSGKSPEEFAADYINTEKGVSTPEEALAGAMDIIAEDVSDNAEFRKTVRALTFENAALSVCAVSDAAKALQEAAVYSMYFEYSEKLSKIPPHRLLAINRGENEGYLKVDFVIEEYIPLNYLIQKTVGEKSIFTETVEAAVKDSYSRLVAPAIERDIRSALFDEACEKAIVVFEENLKNLLLTPPLKGKTVLGFDPGYRTGCKLAVVDPIGRVLDTGVIYPTKPQERIEESEKAVLRLVSKHHIDTVAIGNGTASKESEIFISGVIKRNSLKVKYMMVSEAGASVYSASKLGAEEFPDYDVTLRSAVSIARRLQDPLAELVKIDPKSIGVGQYQHDMKPARLSEALGGVVESCVNSVGVDLNTASYSLLSYISGINAQSAKNIVKFREENGAFASRSQLLKVPRIGAKAYEQCAGFLRLPGAQNPLDNTGVHPESYDAAEKLLNNFGFTVNDLEGGISSMSLLCEKAGKKMLSEKLVIGLPTLNDIISELEKPGRDIRDDFAQPLLRDDVMDLNDLKEGMELVGTVRNVCDFGAFIDIGVHQDGLVHISQISDRYIRHPSEVLAVGNTVKVRVLSVDPQKKRIALTMKK; this is encoded by the coding sequence ATGAATATAACACAAAAAATCGCATCTGAGCTCGGACTTAGAACCGAGCAGGCCGAAAGCACAATTAAGCTTCTTGATGAAGGCAACACCGTCCCATTTATATCGCGCTACCGCAAGGAGGTCACGGGCTCTCTCGACGATCAGGTTGTAAGACAGCTTTCTGAACGTCTGGAATACCTCCGCGGGCTTGAAAAGCGCAAGGAGGAAGTGCGCGCGTCGATAGAATCACAGGGCAAGCTGACTGAGGATATCTCCGCCGCGCTGGAAGCGGCCGAGATATTGACGGAGGTGGAGGATATTTACCGTCCGTTCAAGCCTCACCGCAAGACACGTGCCTCTGTCGCGCGCGAAAAAGGGCTGGAGCCTCTTGCGCAGTTAATTTTCGCTCAGGAAATAAAAAAGAACTCCGGAAAATCGCCGGAGGAATTCGCGGCGGATTACATCAATACCGAAAAAGGTGTTTCCACGCCGGAGGAGGCGCTTGCCGGCGCAATGGACATTATCGCTGAGGATGTCTCCGACAACGCCGAATTCAGAAAAACCGTCCGCGCGCTGACATTTGAAAACGCCGCGCTTTCTGTCTGCGCGGTAAGCGACGCGGCAAAGGCGTTGCAGGAGGCCGCCGTTTATTCGATGTATTTTGAATATTCGGAAAAGCTTTCGAAAATTCCGCCTCACCGCCTTCTGGCCATAAACCGCGGCGAAAACGAAGGGTATCTTAAGGTGGACTTTGTTATTGAAGAATATATTCCGCTCAATTACCTGATTCAGAAGACTGTCGGAGAAAAAAGCATATTCACCGAAACAGTCGAAGCCGCGGTGAAGGACAGTTATTCGCGTCTTGTCGCCCCGGCCATTGAACGTGATATAAGAAGCGCTTTGTTTGACGAAGCGTGTGAAAAGGCGATTGTGGTTTTTGAAGAAAACCTTAAAAACCTTTTGCTTACTCCGCCTTTGAAGGGCAAAACCGTACTCGGCTTTGACCCTGGATACCGCACAGGCTGCAAACTCGCGGTTGTAGACCCGATAGGAAGAGTTTTGGATACGGGTGTTATTTACCCGACAAAGCCGCAGGAACGCATCGAAGAATCTGAAAAAGCTGTATTGAGGCTTGTTTCAAAGCATCATATAGACACAGTCGCGATAGGCAACGGCACGGCCTCAAAGGAAAGCGAAATATTCATTTCCGGCGTCATAAAGCGCAATTCTCTGAAAGTAAAATATATGATGGTTTCAGAGGCCGGCGCATCGGTTTATTCCGCGTCCAAGCTCGGTGCTGAGGAATTTCCGGATTACGATGTTACGCTTCGCAGCGCCGTTTCTATCGCGAGAAGACTGCAGGATCCGCTGGCCGAGCTTGTCAAGATCGACCCGAAATCAATAGGAGTCGGACAGTATCAGCATGATATGAAGCCGGCCAGACTTTCAGAAGCGCTCGGAGGAGTGGTAGAATCCTGCGTCAACAGCGTCGGTGTCGACCTCAACACGGCTTCATATTCGCTTTTGTCATACATTTCGGGAATAAACGCGCAAAGCGCAAAGAACATAGTGAAATTCAGAGAAGAAAACGGAGCGTTTGCTTCGCGTTCTCAACTGTTAAAGGTGCCGAGGATAGGAGCGAAGGCATATGAGCAGTGCGCCGGGTTTTTAAGGCTGCCGGGCGCACAAAATCCGCTCGACAACACCGGCGTTCACCCTGAATCATACGATGCCGCCGAAAAGCTTCTGAACAATTTCGGCTTTACGGTAAACGACCTTGAAGGCGGTATATCGTCCATGTCGCTGTTATGCGAAAAAGCGGGGAAGAAAATGCTTTCGGAAAAGCTCGTAATTGGGCTTCCCACGCTCAACGACATTATATCGGAGCTTGAAAAGCCGGGACGCGACATCCGCGACGATTTTGCGCAGCCCCTGCTTCGTGACGACGTCATGGATTTAAACGATTTAAAAGAGGGTATGGAGCTGGTCGGAACGGTCAGAAATGTATGTGATTTCGGCGCATTTATAGACATTGGAGTCCATCAGGACGGCCTAGTCCACATCTCACAGATATCTGATCGCTATATCCGACACCCATCCGAGGTGCTCGCTGTGGGCAACACGGTGAAGGTTCGTGTCCTCTCCGTCGATCCGCAGAAAAAACGCATTGCGCTTACAATGAAGAAATAA
- a CDS encoding serine hydrolase, which yields MDIKVYTNTVKLLNRISDTSSKTVPIISYTPQKPAYTGKMHTAIPLERTAPESEGISSDYLARFIRALRDEKSIDMHSVTVIRNSNVLCECYYGAYEPDVRRVMHSMCKSITALAIGRMIDRGQLSLDDRVVKLLDRYANHITALPLKNLTVRHLLTMSSGVMFNEAGSVTETEWIKGFLESMPRFELGKEFNYNSMNSYILSAIVKEVTGQQLTEYLKKPVFDELGMGEVYWEKSPEGIEKGGWGLYILPEDMAKIGLLYLNGGVYNGKRIISKEFISEATRAHIKAPEGAGDYDYGYHVWVGKNTQSFLLNGMFGQNVLGYKDKNIIIVTTAGNEEMFQQSKYYKIADKFFGNGFIPADPAYLIAKSGNGQALRELRMLCDSHGSDSHGSDAHGSDAHGSDFHGNEHIHDSHNSNYHGTELYGAKKSAETSMPQSIFARLFTRRKVDLTSGGSKAVPKALPDMCARLNGRKYALWSKRIVGLLPLMTQSIQNNFTGGIDSIEFSVSGANNDEFSVVFAEGGEIFRVPVGFGGEAKYATLNFSGEKYRVGTAGRFAENEDGVKCLVMRLSFVEIPNSRIIKLFFDDEDTVTAKFAEKPNIEFVSRGLDAFLEDMPGKKIINALAHKVDGGYLLYRVSIAFMPEVRFIADPKIIKAATK from the coding sequence ATGGATATAAAAGTCTACACCAATACTGTAAAGCTTTTGAACAGAATAAGTGATACGTCATCAAAGACCGTGCCTATAATTTCCTATACGCCTCAAAAGCCCGCATATACCGGTAAAATGCACACAGCCATCCCGCTTGAACGCACCGCGCCTGAATCAGAGGGAATATCCTCGGATTATCTTGCGCGGTTTATTCGTGCGCTCAGGGATGAGAAATCTATAGATATGCACAGCGTCACAGTTATAAGAAATTCAAATGTCCTGTGCGAATGCTATTACGGCGCATATGAGCCTGATGTCAGAAGAGTGATGCATTCAATGTGCAAGAGCATAACCGCGCTTGCCATAGGGCGGATGATCGACCGCGGACAGCTTTCGCTTGATGACAGAGTGGTGAAGCTGTTGGATCGTTACGCGAATCATATTACCGCCCTTCCGCTGAAGAATCTGACGGTCCGGCATCTGCTTACAATGTCAAGCGGCGTCATGTTCAACGAAGCCGGAAGCGTGACCGAAACGGAATGGATAAAGGGCTTTCTGGAATCCATGCCCAGATTTGAATTGGGCAAGGAATTTAATTACAACAGCATGAATTCTTATATACTTTCCGCGATTGTAAAGGAAGTTACGGGACAGCAGCTTACGGAATACCTTAAAAAGCCGGTGTTTGACGAGCTTGGTATGGGAGAGGTTTACTGGGAAAAATCTCCCGAAGGCATCGAAAAAGGCGGCTGGGGTTTGTATATACTCCCGGAAGATATGGCTAAAATCGGATTATTATATCTGAACGGCGGCGTATACAACGGCAAACGCATTATATCAAAGGAATTTATCAGCGAGGCGACGCGCGCGCATATAAAAGCTCCCGAAGGAGCGGGCGATTATGATTATGGTTACCACGTATGGGTAGGGAAAAACACACAGTCGTTTCTTTTAAACGGCATGTTCGGTCAGAATGTTCTCGGATATAAAGACAAGAATATAATCATTGTCACGACCGCCGGCAACGAGGAAATGTTTCAGCAGAGCAAATATTATAAAATAGCAGATAAATTTTTCGGAAACGGTTTTATACCGGCCGATCCGGCCTATTTAATAGCAAAAAGCGGAAACGGACAGGCTCTGCGCGAGCTTCGCATGCTGTGTGATTCCCACGGCAGTGATTCCCACGGCAGTGATGCCCACGGTAGTGATGCCCACGGCAGTGATTTCCACGGGAATGAACACATACATGATTCCCACAACAGTAATTATCATGGAACGGAGCTTTACGGAGCGAAAAAAAGCGCGGAAACAAGCATGCCGCAAAGTATTTTTGCGCGGCTTTTTACGCGGCGTAAAGTAGATTTAACATCAGGCGGCAGTAAGGCCGTGCCAAAGGCTCTGCCCGATATGTGCGCACGGCTTAACGGCAGAAAATATGCGCTCTGGAGCAAGAGAATCGTCGGATTGCTTCCTCTCATGACTCAGTCAATACAGAATAATTTTACCGGCGGCATAGACAGCATAGAATTTTCCGTTTCCGGGGCGAACAATGACGAATTTTCGGTTGTATTTGCGGAGGGCGGCGAAATATTCCGTGTTCCCGTCGGCTTCGGAGGCGAGGCGAAATACGCAACGCTTAATTTTTCGGGAGAAAAATACCGTGTGGGAACGGCCGGCAGATTTGCCGAAAACGAGGATGGGGTTAAATGCCTCGTTATGAGGCTTTCCTTTGTTGAAATCCCGAATTCACGAATAATAAAGCTTTTCTTTGATGACGAGGATACGGTGACGGCGAAATTTGCGGAAAAGCCAAATATCGAATTTGTTTCGAGAGGGCTGGATGCTTTCCTTGAGGATATGCCGGGTAAAAAAATAATAAACGCCCTGGCGCATAAGGTTGACGGCGGATATCTTTTATACCGCGTGAGCATCGCTTTTATGCCGGAAGTCAGATTTATCGCGGATCCGAAAATAATTAAAGCAGCAACAAAATAA